A portion of the Vreelandella subglaciescola genome contains these proteins:
- a CDS encoding cytochrome ubiquinol oxidase subunit I: protein MELDPLLLSRLQFAFVVLFHAIFPVFTIGLASYIALLHGLFYKTGNAAWDRLALFWTKVFAVVFGMGVVSGIVMSFQFGTNWSNFAQATSNFLGPMLSYEVLTAFFLEAGFLGVLLFGRGKVPEGAHLFAALMVALGTFISSFWILSANSWMQTPVGYELIDGRFHITSWSEAIFNPSFRYRFAHMVIASFLAGGFVVAGVSAWFLLRQRDVEANKKALSMCLWLLLFLAPAQAVVGDFHGLNTLEHQPTKVAAMEGNWETQSGVPLLLFALPDKDAQTNHLEVKIPHLASLILTHSIDGTVPGLNEVPPEEQPPVFIVFWAFRVMVGLGLAMIAVALAGLALRRGGRVYRSPIYLKTLVGMIGAPFVAVLAGWVVTESGRSPWLVYGIMTHAEGLTPSLTGGMALFTLIGYMAVYAVVFVVGIYYLTRVINNGMLPEPDQTHDEVERAKRPLSAAHTPFDDNDLQGDKS, encoded by the coding sequence ATGGAGCTGGACCCGCTGCTGCTCTCCAGGCTGCAATTTGCTTTTGTGGTGCTGTTTCACGCCATTTTTCCGGTGTTTACCATCGGTCTGGCGTCGTACATTGCCCTGCTGCACGGCCTGTTTTACAAAACCGGCAACGCTGCTTGGGATCGCCTGGCGCTGTTCTGGACCAAAGTGTTTGCCGTGGTATTTGGCATGGGCGTAGTCTCAGGCATCGTCATGTCGTTCCAGTTTGGCACCAACTGGAGCAACTTTGCCCAAGCCACCTCCAACTTTTTGGGGCCGATGCTGAGCTATGAAGTGCTCACGGCGTTTTTCCTCGAAGCCGGCTTTCTCGGCGTGCTGCTTTTCGGCCGGGGTAAAGTCCCTGAAGGCGCACACCTGTTTGCCGCTCTCATGGTGGCGCTGGGGACCTTTATTTCTTCGTTCTGGATCCTTTCTGCCAACAGCTGGATGCAAACACCGGTGGGCTATGAACTGATTGACGGCCGCTTTCATATCACCTCCTGGTCGGAAGCCATTTTCAACCCGTCGTTCCGTTATCGCTTCGCCCACATGGTCATAGCCTCTTTCCTGGCCGGCGGCTTTGTGGTGGCCGGCGTTAGCGCCTGGTTCTTGCTACGCCAGCGCGATGTCGAGGCCAACAAGAAGGCGCTTTCCATGTGCCTGTGGCTGCTGCTGTTCCTGGCACCGGCACAGGCCGTTGTCGGCGACTTTCACGGACTCAATACGCTGGAACATCAGCCGACCAAGGTGGCGGCCATGGAAGGCAACTGGGAAACGCAATCCGGCGTACCGCTACTGCTGTTCGCCCTGCCTGACAAAGACGCCCAGACCAACCACCTCGAGGTGAAGATTCCGCATCTGGCGAGCCTGATCCTCACCCACAGCATCGACGGCACGGTGCCGGGGCTGAATGAAGTGCCCCCTGAAGAACAGCCGCCGGTGTTTATCGTGTTCTGGGCGTTTCGTGTGATGGTCGGGCTGGGGCTGGCGATGATTGCCGTAGCGTTGGCCGGCTTGGCACTACGCCGGGGCGGACGCGTTTATCGCAGCCCGATTTATCTGAAAACGCTGGTGGGCATGATCGGTGCGCCTTTCGTGGCCGTACTCGCCGGCTGGGTGGTAACTGAATCCGGCCGGTCGCCGTGGCTGGTGTACGGCATAATGACCCACGCCGAGGGGCTGACGCCTTCGCTGACCGGCGGCATGGCGCTATTCACCCTGATTGGCTATATGGCGGTGTACGCGGTGGTGTTCGTGGTGGGTATTTACTACCTGACCCGGGTGATCAATAACGGCATGCTGCCCGAACCGGATCAAACCCACGACGAAGTGGAGCGTGCCAAACGTCCGCTCTCCGCGGCGCACACGCCCTTTGACGACAACGACCTGCAGGGAGATAAGTCATGA
- a CDS encoding GntR family transcriptional regulator, whose amino-acid sequence MNPVWRKTLSQSAQERGRVSDQDIVDHIRAAVLMQRLPPDTKLPEVTLGEVFGVSRSVVRKALTRLASEHVLDQRPNQVARVRAPTIEETRETFSARRLVEGEAVALQAGKLDAEALATLERHVALEKEAYAKGDEPARIEHSLSFHHLLAAHAPNRILSSMLTDLIMRTSIVIALYKRPSLGSCYLEGDHARLLERLASGDAEAAREGVHQHLNSLENLLDLCPRQSETDLMTIFGANATLG is encoded by the coding sequence ATGAACCCCGTCTGGCGTAAAACGCTTTCGCAGTCTGCGCAGGAGCGCGGGCGCGTCAGCGATCAGGATATCGTTGACCATATTCGTGCGGCGGTGCTGATGCAGCGTTTGCCGCCGGATACCAAGCTGCCCGAAGTGACGCTGGGTGAGGTTTTCGGCGTCAGCCGCTCGGTGGTGCGCAAAGCGCTCACCCGGCTGGCCTCGGAGCACGTGCTGGATCAGCGTCCCAATCAGGTGGCGCGAGTCAGGGCGCCGACTATCGAGGAAACCCGGGAGACGTTTTCGGCACGCCGGCTGGTGGAAGGCGAGGCCGTGGCGCTGCAGGCGGGCAAGCTTGATGCCGAGGCACTGGCCACGCTTGAGCGCCACGTGGCGCTTGAAAAAGAGGCCTACGCCAAAGGCGACGAGCCGGCGCGCATCGAGCACTCGCTGAGTTTTCACCACCTGCTGGCCGCGCATGCGCCCAACCGCATTCTGAGTTCCATGCTCACCGACTTGATCATGCGCACCTCCATCGTGATTGCGTTATACAAGCGCCCAAGCCTGGGGTCGTGCTATCTGGAAGGCGACCATGCGCGGCTTCTTGAGCGGCTGGCAAGCGGCGATGCCGAGGCTGCCAGGGAAGGCGTGCATCAGCACTTGAATAGCCTGGAAAACCTGTTGGATCTATGTCCGCGACAGTCAGAAACTGATTTGATGACCATTTTTGGCGCTAATGCCACGTTGGGCTAG
- the cydB gene encoding cytochrome d ubiquinol oxidase subunit II: MNLDITLVWAGIIGFGVIMYVLMDGFDLGLGILFPFAPDEASRDVMMNSVAPVWDGNETWLVLGGAGLLGAFPLVYSVFLPALYIGVFLMLAGLIFRGISFEFRFKSHKNRHWWNRAFCWGSMVAAFSQGAVVGAYIQGFPVEDRVYVGGAFDWLTPFSVLTGIGLMAGYALLGATWLILKSEGHVQDWAYSITPKLLLGVLVVFGVVSLWTPLISVDVRERWLNQIHLIWIFPILAMACAAALYRAVKRRAEGRPFIMALGLFIFTYLGMIASKWPVIVPPNYTIWDAASSPESQVFLLIGTVFVIPIILAYTTWSYWVFRGKVKVGDGYH; this comes from the coding sequence ATGAACCTTGATATTACCCTGGTATGGGCCGGCATTATCGGCTTTGGCGTCATCATGTACGTGCTGATGGACGGCTTTGATCTGGGGCTGGGGATTCTCTTCCCCTTTGCCCCGGACGAAGCCTCGCGCGATGTCATGATGAACTCGGTCGCACCCGTGTGGGACGGCAACGAAACTTGGCTGGTGCTGGGCGGTGCCGGCCTGCTCGGCGCTTTCCCGCTAGTGTACTCGGTGTTTTTACCGGCGCTTTATATCGGCGTTTTCCTGATGCTCGCAGGGCTGATCTTTCGCGGCATTTCCTTCGAGTTCCGCTTCAAGTCGCACAAAAACCGCCACTGGTGGAACCGTGCCTTCTGCTGGGGTTCGATGGTCGCCGCCTTTTCCCAGGGCGCTGTCGTTGGCGCCTATATCCAGGGCTTTCCTGTGGAGGACAGGGTCTACGTCGGCGGCGCCTTTGACTGGCTGACGCCGTTTAGCGTGCTCACCGGCATTGGCCTCATGGCCGGCTACGCGCTGCTGGGTGCGACCTGGCTGATCCTCAAGTCCGAAGGTCACGTGCAGGACTGGGCTTATTCCATTACGCCCAAACTGCTGCTCGGCGTGTTAGTGGTGTTCGGCGTGGTCAGCCTGTGGACGCCGCTGATCAGCGTTGACGTGCGCGAGCGCTGGCTCAACCAGATACACCTGATCTGGATATTTCCGATTCTCGCCATGGCCTGCGCGGCAGCGCTTTATCGTGCGGTGAAGCGCCGCGCCGAAGGCCGGCCTTTCATCATGGCGCTGGGGCTTTTCATTTTCACCTACTTAGGGATGATCGCCAGCAAGTGGCCGGTCATTGTACCGCCCAACTACACCATCTGGGACGCCGCTTCCTCGCCGGAATCCCAGGTGTTTCTGCTGATCGGCACGGTGTTTGTCATCCCCATTATCCTGGCCTACACCACCTGGTCGTACTGGGTGTTTCGCGGCAAAGTGAAAGTCGGCGACGGCTACCACTGA
- a CDS encoding 2-hydroxy-3-oxopropionate reductase, producing MSKIGFIGLGIMGRPMAGHLLDAGHEINTVEFGSSLPADLKEKGANVCANPKEVAAKSDVVITMVPDTPDVELVLFGEEGVIHGLKKDTLVIDMSSIAPIPTQEFSKRIQEAGGEYVDAPVSGGEGGAINAALTIMVGGTEKGFERAKPILEVMGKSITHIGENGSGQTCKVANQIVVALTIEAVSEGLLFASKAGADVAKVRESLLGGLAQSKILDVHGGRMIDRTFDPGFKIKLHQKDLNLALEGARTLNLSLPGTANAQQLFQACAANGGADWDHSGIVRALEKLADHEIGQ from the coding sequence ATGAGCAAGATCGGTTTTATCGGACTAGGCATCATGGGTCGCCCGATGGCAGGTCACCTGCTGGACGCTGGCCACGAGATCAACACCGTTGAGTTCGGTTCGTCGCTGCCGGCCGACCTCAAGGAAAAAGGTGCCAACGTTTGCGCCAACCCGAAAGAGGTTGCCGCGAAGTCTGACGTTGTCATCACCATGGTGCCGGATACCCCCGACGTTGAACTGGTACTGTTTGGCGAAGAAGGTGTTATCCACGGCCTCAAGAAAGACACCCTGGTTATCGACATGAGCTCGATTGCGCCGATTCCCACCCAGGAATTTTCCAAGCGCATCCAGGAAGCCGGAGGCGAGTACGTTGACGCCCCGGTATCCGGCGGCGAAGGCGGCGCGATCAACGCTGCGCTGACCATCATGGTCGGTGGCACCGAGAAGGGCTTTGAGCGCGCCAAGCCGATCCTCGAAGTAATGGGCAAATCCATTACCCATATCGGTGAAAACGGTTCCGGCCAGACCTGTAAGGTTGCCAACCAGATCGTTGTAGCGCTGACCATCGAAGCCGTTTCTGAAGGCCTGCTGTTTGCTTCCAAAGCCGGTGCTGACGTGGCCAAAGTGCGCGAATCGCTGCTCGGCGGTCTGGCACAGTCGAAGATTCTCGACGTGCACGGCGGCCGCATGATCGACCGCACCTTCGACCCGGGCTTCAAGATCAAGCTGCACCAGAAAGACCTCAATCTGGCACTGGAAGGCGCACGTACGCTGAACCTGTCACTGCCGGGTACGGCCAACGCCCAGCAGCTGTTCCAGGCCTGCGCCGCCAACGGCGGTGCCGACTGGGATCACTCGGGTATCGTCCGCGCGCTGGAAAAGCTTGCTGACCACGAAATCGGTCAGTAA
- the gcl gene encoding glyoxylate carboligase, with product MAKMTAAEAAIHVLKKEGVDVTFGLPGAAINPFYAAMRKIGGVDHVLARHVEGASHMAEGYTRTEADNIGVCLGTSGPAGTDMITGLYSASADSIPILCVTGQAPAAKLHKEDFQAVDITAIAGPVTKWATTVLEAAQVPRAFQKAFQLMRSSRPGPVLIDLPIDVQMTEIEFDPDTYEPLPAYKPSASRPQIEKALGMLNESDKPLLVAGGGIINADAAAQLTEFAELTGVPVIPTLMGWGTIPDDHELMAGMVGLQTSHRYGNATMIESDFVMGIGNRWANRHTGDVASYTEGRKFVHVDIEPTQLGRIFGPDYGIVSDAKAALELFIEVAKEWKAEGKLKDRSAWAEECQERKRNLTMLRKTDFKETPVKPQRVYQEMNKAFGKDTRYVTAIGLSQIAGAQFLHVYKPRHWINCGQAGPLGWTIPAALGVRRADPTTEIVGLSGDYDFQFMIEELAVGAQFNLPYIHVVVNNSYLGLIRQSQRGFDMDYQVQLAFENINCPEINGYGVDHVSVVEGLGCKAIRVTDPEEIAPALEKAKQLKDEFKVPVVVEIILERITNISMSGKGLSNVNEFEDLAEIETDAPSSIAALR from the coding sequence ATGGCTAAAATGACTGCTGCTGAAGCTGCCATTCACGTGCTTAAGAAAGAAGGCGTGGACGTTACGTTCGGCCTGCCCGGCGCGGCGATCAACCCGTTCTACGCGGCAATGCGTAAAATCGGTGGTGTTGATCACGTGCTCGCGCGTCACGTTGAAGGCGCGTCGCACATGGCCGAAGGCTATACCCGCACCGAAGCCGACAACATCGGCGTGTGCCTGGGTACCTCGGGCCCTGCCGGCACCGACATGATCACCGGTCTGTACTCGGCCAGCGCCGACTCCATTCCGATTCTGTGCGTTACCGGCCAGGCGCCGGCAGCCAAGCTGCACAAGGAAGACTTCCAGGCGGTCGACATCACCGCGATTGCCGGCCCGGTCACCAAGTGGGCGACTACCGTACTGGAAGCGGCCCAGGTGCCGCGCGCTTTTCAGAAAGCCTTCCAGCTGATGCGCAGCTCGCGCCCCGGCCCGGTGCTGATCGATCTGCCGATCGACGTACAGATGACCGAAATCGAATTTGATCCGGACACCTACGAGCCGCTGCCGGCGTACAAGCCGAGCGCGAGCCGCCCGCAGATCGAAAAAGCGTTGGGCATGCTCAACGAATCCGACAAGCCGCTGCTTGTGGCCGGCGGTGGCATCATCAACGCCGACGCCGCTGCTCAGCTGACCGAGTTTGCCGAGCTTACCGGCGTGCCGGTTATCCCGACGCTGATGGGCTGGGGCACCATTCCGGACGATCACGAGCTGATGGCCGGTATGGTGGGTCTACAGACCTCGCACCGTTACGGCAACGCCACCATGATCGAGTCCGATTTCGTCATGGGTATCGGTAACCGCTGGGCCAACCGCCACACCGGCGACGTCGCCAGCTACACCGAAGGCCGCAAGTTTGTTCACGTCGACATCGAGCCGACTCAGCTGGGTCGTATCTTTGGTCCGGACTACGGCATCGTGTCTGACGCCAAGGCCGCGCTTGAGCTGTTCATCGAAGTGGCCAAAGAGTGGAAAGCCGAAGGCAAGCTGAAAGATCGCAGTGCCTGGGCGGAAGAGTGCCAAGAGCGGAAGCGCAACCTCACCATGCTGCGCAAGACCGATTTCAAGGAAACGCCGGTCAAGCCCCAGCGCGTTTACCAGGAAATGAACAAGGCGTTCGGCAAGGACACCCGTTACGTCACGGCCATCGGCCTGTCGCAGATTGCCGGTGCCCAGTTCCTGCACGTCTACAAGCCGCGCCACTGGATCAACTGTGGCCAGGCCGGCCCGCTGGGCTGGACCATTCCGGCCGCACTGGGTGTGCGTCGCGCCGATCCGACAACCGAAATCGTCGGTCTGTCCGGCGACTACGACTTCCAGTTCATGATCGAAGAGCTGGCGGTTGGCGCGCAGTTCAACCTGCCGTACATTCACGTGGTAGTGAACAACTCCTACCTGGGTCTGATCCGTCAGTCGCAGCGCGGTTTCGACATGGACTACCAGGTTCAGCTGGCGTTTGAAAACATCAACTGCCCGGAAATCAACGGCTACGGCGTCGACCACGTCTCCGTTGTTGAAGGTCTGGGGTGTAAGGCTATCCGCGTTACCGATCCCGAAGAAATCGCCCCGGCATTGGAGAAAGCCAAGCAGCTCAAGGACGAGTTCAAGGTGCCGGTCGTGGTAGAGATTATCCTTGAGCGGATCACCAACATCTCCATGAGCGGTAAAGGCTTGAGCAACGTCAACGAATTCGAGGATCTGGCCGAGATCGAGACAGACGCGCCGAGCTCCATCGCTGCCCTGCGCTAA
- the uraH gene encoding hydroxyisourate hydrolase: MSMKLTTTLATGALLAAMGGTAMAADNPLSVHVLNIENGLPSPDVNVTLEQKQDDGWEELNAAVTGDNGRINALYPDDMALENDTYRVTFDTGEWFNNHDTETFFPEVPVIFEINGSLEHYHIPLLLSPYGYSTYRGN; the protein is encoded by the coding sequence ATGAGCATGAAACTGACTACCACACTTGCCACCGGCGCCCTGCTGGCCGCCATGGGCGGCACTGCGATGGCTGCCGATAACCCCTTGAGCGTCCACGTGCTCAACATCGAAAACGGCCTGCCTTCCCCCGACGTCAACGTTACACTCGAGCAAAAACAGGACGACGGCTGGGAAGAGCTCAACGCCGCCGTGACCGGCGACAACGGCCGCATCAACGCACTCTACCCGGACGACATGGCGCTGGAAAACGACACCTACCGCGTGACGTTTGACACCGGCGAGTGGTTCAACAACCACGATACCGAAACCTTCTTCCCCGAAGTGCCGGTTATTTTCGAGATCAACGGCTCGCTAGAGCACTACCACATCCCGCTGCTGCTGAGCCCTTACGGCTACTCGACCTACCGCGGCAACTAA
- a CDS encoding peroxiredoxin, protein MSLRINATVPDFEAQTSQGNIHFHDWIGDSWAILFSHPKDFTPVCTTEFGAVAKLDAEWKKRGTKVIGVSVDGVEDHKGWINDIESYSGSDVSFPIIADEKLKVSKLFDMLPAEAYLPDGRTPADSATVRSVFIIGPDKQLKLSMTYPMNVGRNFGEILRALDALQTAGQHSVATPADWTVGEDVIIPPNVSDDDAKTKFGTFDAPLPYVRKAKLPQ, encoded by the coding sequence ATGTCGCTACGTATTAATGCAACCGTACCGGATTTTGAAGCGCAGACCAGCCAGGGCAACATCCACTTTCACGACTGGATCGGTGACAGCTGGGCCATCCTGTTTTCGCACCCCAAGGATTTTACCCCGGTATGCACCACCGAGTTTGGCGCGGTCGCCAAGCTTGATGCCGAGTGGAAAAAACGCGGCACCAAGGTGATCGGCGTGTCAGTTGACGGCGTGGAAGACCACAAGGGCTGGATCAATGATATCGAGTCCTATAGCGGCAGCGACGTCAGCTTCCCGATCATTGCCGATGAAAAGCTCAAGGTATCCAAGCTGTTCGACATGCTGCCGGCCGAAGCCTACCTGCCGGACGGCCGCACCCCGGCGGACAGCGCGACGGTGCGCTCGGTATTTATTATCGGCCCGGACAAGCAGCTCAAGCTTTCCATGACGTACCCGATGAATGTCGGGCGTAATTTTGGCGAGATTCTGCGCGCCCTCGACGCGCTGCAGACCGCCGGCCAACACAGCGTTGCCACGCCCGCTGACTGGACCGTCGGCGAAGACGTCATCATTCCGCCGAACGTCTCTGATGATGATGCCAAGACCAAATTCGGCACGTTCGATGCGCCGTTGCCCTACGTGCGCAAGGCGAAGCTGCCGCAGTAA
- the hyi gene encoding hydroxypyruvate isomerase — protein MAKFAANLSMLFSEVDFLDRFKEAGDAGFKGVEYLFPYDFEAAEIKKRLDDNGLEQVLFNLPAGDWGAGERGIACHPDRVEEFRAGVDKAIEYAKVLGNTQVNCLAGIQQEGVSEEEARKTLVENLRFAADKLKAADLLLIAEPINTRDIPGFFLNRTEQALALFDEVGSDNLQLQYDIYHMQIMEGDIAPTIEKHLKRIAHVQLADNPGRHEPGTGEINYPFLFAHLESLGYSGWIGCEYKPKAGTKEGLGWLESAR, from the coding sequence ATGGCTAAATTTGCCGCTAATCTCAGCATGCTGTTCTCCGAGGTTGATTTCCTCGATCGCTTCAAGGAAGCCGGCGACGCGGGCTTCAAGGGCGTTGAATATCTCTTTCCGTACGATTTCGAAGCTGCCGAGATCAAAAAGCGTCTCGACGACAACGGCCTTGAGCAGGTGCTGTTCAACCTGCCGGCGGGTGACTGGGGTGCCGGTGAGCGCGGCATTGCCTGCCATCCGGATCGCGTTGAAGAGTTCCGCGCAGGCGTTGACAAGGCCATCGAGTACGCCAAGGTACTGGGCAATACTCAGGTCAACTGCCTCGCCGGTATCCAGCAGGAAGGCGTCAGCGAAGAAGAAGCACGCAAGACGCTGGTGGAAAACCTGCGCTTTGCCGCTGACAAGCTCAAGGCGGCTGATCTGCTGCTGATCGCCGAGCCGATCAACACCCGCGACATTCCGGGTTTCTTCCTCAACCGCACCGAGCAGGCGCTGGCGCTGTTTGATGAAGTGGGCAGCGATAACCTTCAGCTGCAGTACGACATCTATCACATGCAGATCATGGAAGGCGACATTGCGCCGACCATCGAGAAGCATCTGAAGCGTATTGCCCACGTGCAGCTGGCCGACAACCCCGGCCGCCACGAGCCGGGCACCGGCGAGATCAACTATCCCTTCCTGTTCGCCCACCTTGAGAGCCTGGGCTACAGTGGCTGGATTGGCTGTGAGTACAAGCCCAAAGCCGGCACCAAAGAAGGTCTGGGCTGGTTGGAAAGCGCACGCTAA
- a CDS encoding GlcG/HbpS family heme-binding protein, which produces MRLRLSQLPLCAAALFSGLAFAAPDSVLEHKDMSLTLANQLIDKTLESCHDDERTAVVAVVDRGGRLVALQRDDNVGPHNTIAAQRKAFTSLSTGTASRELSKIARNDPESQNLNTVDELLLLGGGVPVKVDDAVIGAIGVAGAGGSAIDEGCALDAIDEVI; this is translated from the coding sequence ATGCGTTTACGTTTAAGCCAGCTTCCGCTATGCGCCGCCGCGCTGTTCAGCGGCCTCGCATTTGCCGCACCGGACTCGGTCCTTGAGCATAAAGACATGTCGCTGACGCTTGCCAATCAGCTGATCGATAAAACGCTTGAAAGCTGCCACGACGATGAGCGCACCGCGGTGGTGGCCGTGGTTGACCGGGGTGGCCGTCTGGTCGCGCTGCAGCGCGATGATAACGTCGGCCCGCACAACACCATCGCCGCTCAGCGTAAGGCGTTCACCTCGCTGTCCACCGGGACGGCCTCGCGCGAGCTGTCAAAAATTGCCCGTAACGACCCCGAATCGCAAAATCTCAACACCGTGGACGAATTACTGCTGCTGGGCGGCGGCGTACCGGTCAAAGTGGATGACGCGGTCATCGGCGCTATCGGCGTTGCCGGCGCCGGCGGCTCTGCCATTGACGAAGGCTGCGCGCTTGACGCTATCGACGAAGTGATATAA
- the pyk gene encoding pyruvate kinase: MNNHTYVPIRRTKIVATLGPASDREGELERMLRAGVDVVRLNFSHGSADDHRRRLTEVREIADRIGKSVAALADLQGPKIRIARFKDGAVELEEGKPFVLDMALDSEAGDVNRVGCDYETLAEDLNVGDRLLLDDGRLVLDVDAVKGDEVHTHVIVGGRLSNNKGINKLGGGLSAPALTDKDKEDLKTALEIGVDYMAVSFPRTAADMQEARKLMGEKGKDIGLIAKIERAEAVADDETLDGIINASEAVMVARGDLGVEIGDAQLIGVQKRIIKHARSLNRAVITATQMMESMIESPLPTRAEVFDVANAVLDGTDAVMLSAETAAGDYPVETIEAMDRVCLGAERERSTQESGHRIHQGFTRSDETVALSAMYAANHLEGVSAIACMTSSGYTALIASRIHSGLPIIGLAHSAVAQRRMALYRGVVSFAFDTSRMEASELNDNALALLVKEGITQVDDHVILTRGDHMNAHGGTNTMKILSVTADHQRG, encoded by the coding sequence ATGAATAACCATACTTATGTTCCCATTCGCCGCACAAAGATTGTGGCAACTTTGGGCCCCGCAAGCGATCGCGAGGGCGAGCTTGAACGCATGCTGCGTGCCGGCGTCGACGTGGTACGCCTCAACTTTTCCCACGGCTCGGCGGATGACCATCGTCGCCGCCTGACGGAAGTACGTGAGATCGCCGATCGTATCGGCAAAAGCGTGGCTGCGCTTGCTGACCTGCAGGGCCCTAAAATCCGCATCGCCCGCTTCAAGGATGGCGCCGTCGAGCTTGAAGAAGGCAAGCCCTTTGTGCTCGACATGGCGCTGGATAGCGAAGCCGGTGACGTGAATCGCGTCGGCTGCGACTACGAAACACTCGCCGAGGATCTGAACGTTGGCGACCGCTTGTTGCTCGACGATGGCCGCCTGGTGCTGGACGTTGACGCAGTAAAAGGCGACGAAGTCCACACCCACGTGATCGTCGGCGGTCGGCTGTCCAATAATAAGGGCATCAACAAGCTTGGCGGCGGCCTGTCGGCGCCGGCGCTGACCGACAAGGACAAAGAAGACCTGAAGACCGCGCTGGAGATTGGTGTGGACTACATGGCCGTGTCGTTTCCGCGTACCGCAGCCGACATGCAGGAAGCGCGCAAGCTCATGGGCGAGAAAGGCAAAGACATTGGCCTCATCGCCAAAATCGAGCGCGCCGAAGCCGTAGCCGATGACGAAACGCTGGACGGCATCATCAACGCCTCCGAGGCGGTCATGGTGGCTCGTGGCGATCTGGGCGTGGAAATCGGCGATGCGCAGCTGATCGGCGTGCAAAAGCGCATTATCAAGCACGCGCGCAGCCTGAACCGTGCGGTGATCACCGCCACGCAAATGATGGAATCCATGATCGAGTCGCCGCTGCCCACGCGTGCTGAAGTGTTTGACGTGGCCAATGCCGTGCTCGACGGTACCGACGCGGTCATGCTGTCGGCCGAAACCGCCGCCGGCGACTATCCGGTAGAAACCATCGAAGCGATGGACCGCGTGTGTCTGGGCGCCGAGCGCGAGCGCAGCACCCAGGAGTCCGGCCACCGGATCCACCAGGGCTTTACCCGCAGCGACGAAACCGTCGCGCTGTCGGCCATGTATGCGGCCAACCACCTTGAAGGCGTGTCGGCCATTGCCTGCATGACCTCGAGCGGCTATACCGCGCTGATTGCCTCGCGTATTCACTCGGGTTTGCCGATCATCGGCCTGGCCCACAGCGCGGTTGCCCAGCGTCGCATGGCGCTGTACCGCGGCGTGGTATCGTTTGCGTTTGACACCAGCCGCATGGAAGCGTCAGAGCTTAATGACAACGCGCTGGCACTGCTCGTGAAAGAAGGCATTACCCAGGTGGACGACCACGTGATCCTGACCCGTGGTGATCACATGAACGCCCACGGCGGCACCAACACCATGAAGATCCTCAGCGTGACGGCTGATCACCAGCGCGGTTAA